ATGTATTTACATATAATACTACATATGGCGGGTAAAATCATGTAAAATTAAAGAACTTTGAACAGTATATTTTTCGTCAGGATCTGTCAATTGCGGACAGATGCCAGGTGGAATAGGCGATAAAGATTGGTAACCGGCGCAATATGAGATATAATGAATACTGTATAATAAGAGCGAAAAAAGGTGAGAGTATGCGCGGTCGGTTTGCCCCCAGCCCGTCGGGACAAATGCATCTGGGCAATGCCTGGACGGCGCTTTTGGCCTGGCTGGCCAGTCGCAGCCAGGGAGGGTCTATGGTGCTGCGGCTGGAAGACCTGGACCCGGGCCGGTCCAGATCGGAATATGCCGCCGGTATTATGGAGGATTTGCAGTGGCTGGGACTTGACTGGGACGAAGGGCCGGACCGGGAAGGCCCTAACGGCCCCTACCGTCAGTCCGAACGCCGTCAGTTATACCAGGAAGCGGTAGAGCGTCTGGGCCAGCAGGGTTTGGTTTACGAATGCTACTGCAGCCGGGCTGAACTGCATGTTGCCGAGGCGCCTCATGCCGGCGAATCAGAATGGGTTTATCCCGGGACCTGCCGCTGTTTCAGCCGGGAACAGCGGCAGAAAAAATTACGTTCAGGCAGGCGGCCGGCGTTACGGCTGGCTGTGCCCGATCAAACCCTGACATTTACCGACGGACTGTACGGAGAGGTCCGGCAGCATCTCCCCTCCGCTTGCGGCGATTTCGTCATTCGCCGTTCCGACGGAGTGCATGCCTATCAGTTGGCAGTGGTGGTGGACGACGGGCTGATGCGGATCAACCAGGTAGTTCGAGGTCAGGATCTCCTGACCTCTACGCCGCGCCAACTGCTCTTGTACCGCCTGCTAGGCATGCAGCCGCCGGCTTTTACTCATGTACCCTTATTGATCGCGCCTGACGGTCATCGCCTGTCTAAGCGCCAGCAATCCTTATCTTTGGCGGCACTCAAGCAAACCGGCGTCCGGGCTGAGCGCATTATTGGCTACTTAGCCTGGAAAGCCGGCCTGCTGGAACAGGATCAATCTGCCGCCGCCGCCGACCTGGTCCACCGATTCAGCCTGGACCTGATACCCCGACAGGCGGTGGTAGTGCATGATACGGAAATCTTAGGGGAGCGTTGAAAAGAGACCCTGTTTCGAGGCTGGGTGTTTTTTACAACAGCCTATTAGGAGGGATGTCAATGCGTGCCGACTTCCACACCCATCCCCTGGCGCATCGCTATTACTATGAAGGAATCCGGCCCGCCGATCTGACCGAACGGGATAAGAAGGATATTGTTTGCGTCTTGCAATTATCGGTTGAACGGGGGCTGGATGCGGTGGCTGTTACCGATCACGACTTAGCGCTTTCCGGTCTCTGGGCCAGGCAGTATGCCCTGGAAAACAGGATGCCGCTGCGGGTCGTTCCCGGCTGCGAGTGTGAACTGTATTTCATGGAGGAATATGTTCATTTTTTAGCCCTCAATTTAGCGCATCCCCTTGACTACACGTCCTCCACCCCGCCGGAAGAGTTAGCGGCTCAGGTGAGAAGCCAGGGCGGAATCCTGATATTGGCTCATCCCATGGCCTACCGGTCAGAGAAGGTTTATCGCGCCCTAAAGACAACCGTACAGGGTGTGGAATACCGCAACGGCGCCCAGGAACTCAACGGCCGTCTTTCCTGGCAAAAGATCCTGGAAGGGGACCGGTACCGGGGGCTCCGACTTCATAACAGCGATTATCATTACCTGAAACGCACCTGCTCACCCCGGACTATGCCTTCGGAACAGCGCAAGGCCTACAATGAAATGGATGTGGCCGATTTTGTCCGGATTTTCGGACCAGAGCGGTTTAGCCCGTAATACCCATTGACTAAAGAGCATGTCCAAGTTATTATAAAATCAATAGAAATATTTCTTCTTTTGAATGAAATGCGGCTGGGATATAAAGAATTTGGGGATGTTCGTTACTTTAGTTACAAGGAGGGTGCGCAGCATGTCGGATAAGGTGCTTTCACAAGCGGAAATTGACGCTTTGGTGGCAAGCATGGCCCAAGGGAACAATCCTCCCGGATGATATGCACACAATTCGCTGCCGTAAAAAAAGTAAGAAGCAAGTGATGCCTTATTGTCGTATGAGCGTGAGCAATGGGATGGAGACGGGAGCCTGTTCAGATTTTGAACGGGCTCTTTTTTTGTAGATAGAATTTTTTTGATCAGCCTCTAAATTTATATGGCCGCGATTGTTATGGCAGCATGTTTCCCCGTTTATCCTCACAAACTAAACCGTGGGATGTTCTGCATCTTTCTAATTTTCTCCTGACTTTTGCGGCGTTTTGTGATACAATTTCAGAGTAAAACATGAATAATAATCACGGAAAACGAATTAATGTTCATATTTTCGATTCGGGAGGCATGGCAATGAGCAATCATTCTATACGGCGGGTTTATGTAGAGAAAAAACCGGGATTTGATGTGGAAGCCCGTAATTTATTCGGCGACCTGAAGACCAGTCTGGCCATTCCGGGTTTGCAGGCAGTCAGGATTATCAACCGCTACGATATCAGCGGCCTGACCGATGAACAATATCAGGCCGGTTTGAACAGCATCCTGGCTGAGCCGCCTGTGGACCGGCTGTATGAAGAAGAGTTCATTCCCGCACCGGGAGAAAAGCTGTTTGCCATGGAGTATCTGCCGGGCCAGTATGACCAGCGGGCGGACTCGGCGGCTCAGTGCTTCGCCATTTTGGCCCAGCGGGAACAGCCGGCGGTACATAGCGCCAAACTCATTGTCCTGGCCGGCGGCATCACGGATGCACAACTGGACCGGATCAAAGCCTATTGCATCAATCCCGTGGAATCCCGGGAAGCTGCCCTGGACAAGCCGGCAAGCCTGGAACTGGATGTGGCGGCGCCGCCGGATGTGGCGGTGATCAGCGGTTTCATCCGGTTTGATACTGTGCAGATGACGGACATTCTTAAGGACTATGCCCTGGCCATGAGCGCTTCTGACCTGGCTTTCTGCCAAAAATATTTCCGGGATACTGAGCAACGGGACCCGACTCTCACCGAAATCCGGCTGATCGACACCTACTGGTCGGACCATTGCCGTCATACCACTTTTTTCACTGCCATTGAAGGGGTGGAGATTGAACCGGGAGAAATGGCCAGCCCTATTGAACAGGCTTACCGGGAGTATCTGGCTGCCCGGGAGTTTGTCTACAGTGACGGGCAGAAGGAACGAGCCGTTACCTTGATGGACATTGCTGTCATGGGCATGAAGGAGCTGAAAAAGCGGGGGAAGCTCCAGGACCTGGACGAATCAGAGGAAATCAACGCCGCCAGTATTGTGGTGGAGGCTGATATTGACGGCCGGCGGTCGCCTTGGCTGGTGATGTTTAAAAACGAGACCCACAACCATCCTACCGAAATTGAGCCTTATGGCGGGGCAGCCACCTGCCTGGGAGGGGCCATTCGGGACCCTCTTTCCGGGCGCGCCTATGTGTATCAGGCCATGCGGGTCACCGGCAGCGGTGATCCAAGAACGCCGGTAGAGGACACTCTGCCGGGCAAACTGCCCCAACGGAAAATCACCACGGGTGCTGCTGCCGGCTTTAGCTCCTACGGCAATCAGATCGGCCTGGCTACCGGCCAGGTGGCAGAGCTGTATCATCCCGGCTTTGTGGCCAAACGGATGGAAGTAGGGGCGGTCATCGGCGCCGCCCCCAGGGATAATGTGCGGCGGGAACGCCCGGCCCCCGGCGATGTGGTGCTGCTGTTAGGGGGCCGCACCGGCCGGGACGGCTGCGGCGGCGCTACCGGTTCTTCCAAGGAGCATACAGCCGAATCCTTGTTCACCTGCGGCTCGGAAGTGCAAAAAGGCAACCCGCCCACCGAGCGGAAAATTCAGCGGCTGTTCCGCGATCCGGCAGTCAGTCGCCTGATCAAACGATGCAACGATTTCGGCGCCGGCGGGGTAGCCGTAGCTATCGGCGAACTGACCGACGGCATCGAAGTAAACCTGGATGCAGTACCTAAAAAATATGAAGGCCTGGATGGCACTGAACTGGCTATTTCTGAATCCCAGGAGAGAATGGCAGTGGTGGTGGCCGCCGGCGATGCGGCGCAATTCATT
Above is a genomic segment from Acetonema longum DSM 6540 containing:
- the gluQRS gene encoding tRNA glutamyl-Q(34) synthetase GluQRS, producing the protein MRGRFAPSPSGQMHLGNAWTALLAWLASRSQGGSMVLRLEDLDPGRSRSEYAAGIMEDLQWLGLDWDEGPDREGPNGPYRQSERRQLYQEAVERLGQQGLVYECYCSRAELHVAEAPHAGESEWVYPGTCRCFSREQRQKKLRSGRRPALRLAVPDQTLTFTDGLYGEVRQHLPSACGDFVIRRSDGVHAYQLAVVVDDGLMRINQVVRGQDLLTSTPRQLLLYRLLGMQPPAFTHVPLLIAPDGHRLSKRQQSLSLAALKQTGVRAERIIGYLAWKAGLLEQDQSAAAADLVHRFSLDLIPRQAVVVHDTEILGER
- a CDS encoding PHP domain-containing protein, which translates into the protein MRADFHTHPLAHRYYYEGIRPADLTERDKKDIVCVLQLSVERGLDAVAVTDHDLALSGLWARQYALENRMPLRVVPGCECELYFMEEYVHFLALNLAHPLDYTSSTPPEELAAQVRSQGGILILAHPMAYRSEKVYRALKTTVQGVEYRNGAQELNGRLSWQKILEGDRYRGLRLHNSDYHYLKRTCSPRTMPSEQRKAYNEMDVADFVRIFGPERFSP